The Bacteroidota bacterium genome includes a window with the following:
- the trpS gene encoding tryptophan--tRNA ligase, translating into MDIVVSGIRPTGNLHLGNYFGAVKNFVKMQDNNTCFFFIADYHSLTTHPTPLDLHGNVKQVLVEYLAAGLDPEKSTLYIQSDIPEVPELYLLLNMNAYLGELERCTSFKEKVRKQPENVNAGLLTYPTLMAADVIIHKAHKVPVGKDQEQNLEMMRTFARRFNRMYKVDYFPVPVAYNFGEELIKIPGLDGGGKMGKSEGEDNAIFLIDDPATIRSKVMKAVTDVGPTTMNQVKPEAIENLFTLMKAVSAPETVAYFDEKYNTCTIRYGEMKKQLAEDMIHFTAPFREKINELTSNDAYLRKVVHFGAQRARESASRTIREVREIIGFKPF; encoded by the coding sequence ATGGATATAGTTGTCAGCGGAATACGTCCAACAGGGAACCTGCATCTCGGTAATTATTTTGGTGCGGTAAAAAATTTTGTTAAAATGCAGGACAACAACACCTGTTTTTTCTTTATTGCCGATTATCACTCTCTTACTACTCATCCAACACCCCTGGACCTCCACGGAAATGTAAAGCAGGTGCTTGTTGAATATCTCGCAGCCGGTCTTGATCCGGAAAAATCAACATTATATATACAAAGCGATATTCCGGAAGTACCGGAACTGTACCTGTTACTGAACATGAATGCATATCTTGGTGAGTTGGAGCGCTGTACATCCTTTAAAGAAAAGGTTAGAAAACAACCTGAAAATGTCAACGCTGGTTTACTGACTTATCCGACCCTGATGGCAGCCGATGTGATTATTCATAAAGCACACAAGGTTCCAGTCGGTAAGGATCAGGAACAAAACCTGGAGATGATGCGCACTTTCGCAAGACGTTTTAACAGAATGTACAAAGTCGATTATTTCCCTGTTCCTGTAGCTTATAATTTTGGTGAAGAACTCATTAAGATCCCGGGGCTGGATGGCGGCGGGAAAATGGGGAAATCAGAAGGAGAAGACAATGCGATTTTTCTTATTGATGATCCTGCAACTATCCGGAGTAAGGTCATGAAAGCAGTCACTGATGTAGGTCCGACAACAATGAACCAAGTAAAACCGGAAGCCATCGAAAACCTTTTTACACTGATGAAGGCGGTTTCTGCTCCTGAAACAGTGGCATATTTCGACGAGAAATATAATACCTGTACCATCCGATACGGAGAGATGAAGAAGCAACTTGCCGAGGATATGATCCATTTCACTGCGCCATTTCGTGAAAAAATAAACGAGTTAACATCCAACGACGCAT
- a CDS encoding Rne/Rng family ribonuclease — translation MNKELIIDSRSSEVEIALFEDKLLVELNKQKTNYSFSVGDVYLGKVKKIMPGLNAAFINVGYEKDAFLHYLDLGPQIRSLNKYIKLLLSGKASQLTTDRFILEEDIDKTGKISDILTMNQPVLVQIAKEPISTKGPRVSSEVSFAGRNIVMVPFNNRVSISQKIRSQEERNRLKRLILSIKPKNVGVIVRTVAQNKKVADLDAELSLLMKKWEMAMHMLPSAKPPQRIISEIDRTSAILRDMLNDTFNNIHVNDSVLFEDIKSYIQRIAPDKADIVKLYRGKVPIFEYFGVDKQIKSSFGKVVTFKSGAYLIIEHTEALHVIDVNSGHRIKAENSQETNAYQVNLEAATEIARQLRLRDMGGIIVIDFIDMRDPSNRKALFQKLKEEMAKDTSKHTILPPSKFGLVQLTRERVRPETNVEILEKCPACDGTGQIKPSIILIDEIENNIQYLLRDQNEGYLKIAVHPYIHAYLTKGIFSQQWKWYFKFKKWMPINPMGAYHLLEFHFFNRNNDEIKI, via the coding sequence GTGAATAAAGAATTAATAATCGATTCCAGATCATCAGAAGTCGAGATTGCCTTATTTGAAGACAAGCTGCTAGTCGAACTCAACAAGCAAAAAACTAATTATAGTTTTTCGGTCGGAGATGTATACCTGGGAAAGGTAAAAAAAATCATGCCAGGCCTCAATGCGGCCTTCATCAACGTTGGTTACGAGAAGGATGCTTTTTTACATTATCTTGACTTAGGCCCTCAGATACGCTCACTAAACAAATATATCAAGTTACTGCTTTCCGGCAAGGCTAGTCAATTGACGACTGACAGATTTATCCTTGAAGAGGATATTGATAAAACAGGTAAGATTTCTGATATCCTGACTATGAATCAGCCTGTTCTTGTTCAGATTGCAAAAGAACCCATCTCAACCAAAGGGCCCAGGGTATCCTCTGAGGTTTCTTTCGCAGGGCGGAATATCGTTATGGTACCTTTCAATAACAGGGTTTCCATCTCTCAAAAAATCAGGAGCCAGGAAGAACGAAACCGTCTGAAAAGACTGATACTGAGCATTAAACCCAAAAATGTCGGGGTTATTGTTCGCACTGTTGCGCAAAATAAAAAAGTCGCAGACCTGGACGCCGAACTTAGCCTGCTCATGAAAAAATGGGAAATGGCTATGCACATGTTGCCGTCGGCCAAACCACCACAGCGCATCATAAGCGAAATCGACCGTACATCGGCTATCCTCAGGGATATGTTAAATGATACATTCAACAATATCCATGTGAATGATTCTGTACTGTTTGAAGATATAAAGAGTTATATCCAAAGAATAGCTCCCGATAAGGCAGATATTGTCAAATTATATAGAGGTAAAGTACCTATTTTTGAGTACTTCGGTGTTGATAAGCAGATAAAAAGTTCTTTTGGCAAGGTAGTGACCTTCAAAAGCGGGGCCTATCTGATCATTGAACATACGGAGGCCCTTCATGTTATTGACGTCAACAGTGGGCATCGGATAAAAGCTGAAAACTCACAGGAGACCAATGCTTACCAGGTAAATCTGGAAGCGGCTACTGAAATCGCACGACAGCTCCGGTTAAGGGATATGGGTGGTATCATTGTTATTGATTTCATCGATATGCGTGATCCCTCCAACCGTAAAGCATTGTTCCAGAAGTTGAAGGAGGAGATGGCCAAAGACACTTCCAAGCACACCATCCTACCCCCAAGCAAATTTGGCCTGGTTCAACTGACCAGAGAACGGGTCAGACCTGAAACCAACGTGGAAATCCTTGAGAAATGCCCGGCCTGTGATGGTACGGGACAAATCAAACCCAGTATTATCCTCATCGACGAAATTGAAAACAATATTCAGTACCTGCTACGCGATCAGAATGAAGGGTATCTAAAAATTGCCGTTCACCCTTATATTCATGCGTATTTAACTAAAGGCATCTTTTCACAGCAATGGAAATGGTACTTTAAGTTCAAGAAATGGATGCCCATCAACCCAATGGGCGCCTATCACCTGCTGGAATTTCATTTCTTCAACAGGAATAATGATGAGATCAAAATATAG
- a CDS encoding integration host factor subunit beta: protein MTKAEIVAEIANKTGIEKVAVQATVETFMEAVKNSLAAGENVYLRGFGSFIIKKRAKKTGRNISKNTTIIIPAHNIPAFKPAKTFVNGVKSKVKK, encoded by the coding sequence ATGACAAAAGCAGAAATTGTAGCCGAAATTGCAAACAAAACCGGTATTGAAAAAGTAGCCGTACAGGCAACTGTTGAAACTTTTATGGAAGCTGTAAAAAATTCTCTTGCAGCCGGAGAAAATGTATATCTCAGGGGTTTTGGAAGCTTTATCATTAAGAAAAGAGCAAAGAAAACGGGAAGAAATATTTCCAAGAATACGACCATTATAATTCCGGCTCATAATATTCCCGCATTCAAGCCTGCAAAAACCTTTGTTAACGGCGTGAAAAGCAAGGTGAAGAAATAA
- the ssb gene encoding single-stranded DNA-binding protein codes for MAGVNKVILIGNLGRDPEIQSFDNGLKKATFTLATTESFKNREGTKEQHTEWHRIVLWRGLADIAESYLKKGSQIYLEGRIRTNQWKDKDGNPKSLVEIEGTSMTMLGVKRDTPLSPVTDETLAESQVNEEPANQTDDLPF; via the coding sequence ATGGCAGGAGTTAATAAAGTTATTTTAATCGGGAATTTGGGCAGAGATCCTGAAATTCAGAGTTTTGATAATGGGTTGAAGAAGGCGACGTTTACCCTGGCTACAACTGAATCATTCAAAAACAGAGAAGGCACGAAAGAACAGCATACCGAATGGCACAGGATTGTTCTTTGGAGGGGATTGGCTGATATCGCCGAATCATATTTAAAAAAAGGTAGCCAGATTTATCTTGAAGGAAGAATCAGGACAAATCAATGGAAAGACAAAGATGGGAATCCGAAATCACTTGTCGAAATTGAAGGTACTTCAATGACCATGCTGGGTGTCAAACGTGATACACCGCTTTCACCTGTTACAGATGAAACACTTGCAGAATCCCAGGTAAACGAAGAACCAGCAAACCAGACGGACGATTTGCCATTCTAG
- the gldE gene encoding gliding motility-associated protein GldE: protein MEFLVALPRLFSVCLLAGIAKVFSTGIIVALLVIIILLFFSAMISASEIAYFSMSPPHLSKIRSSRNKKDTVILHLLGQPKYLLATILIANNFINLGVIVLSTYITTELFDLMVYPVLTFITQVVIVTIIILLFGEVMPKIYATQYPLKVANLMAGPLHIMVNLLFPLSTLLVRSTSIIDKRMTKRGHDISRDDLSEAINITSSEATPEEEKRILKSIVRFGDMQVSEVMKPRMDITAVDAKTTFPELLHIIIRSGYSRIPVYEDAIDNILGILYVKDLIPHLDKQEHYQWFSLLRPAFFIPENKKIDTLLQEFRDKKIHMAVVVDEYGGTSGLVTLEDIIEEIVGEISDEFDEESDVISYTKLDDHNYIFEGKTSINDFCKILDINDDIFDEVKGESDTLAGLILELMGKIPEKSDNIFFRNFVFRIESADRRRINKIRVTLNDETKENESS from the coding sequence TTGGAATTCTTGGTCGCGCTTCCTCGCCTGTTTAGTGTGTGCTTGCTGGCCGGCATAGCTAAAGTTTTTTCAACCGGTATTATCGTTGCCCTGCTGGTCATCATCATTTTACTTTTTTTCTCCGCCATGATTTCTGCTTCAGAGATCGCTTATTTTTCTATGTCACCGCCTCATCTCAGCAAAATCAGATCATCCAGGAACAAAAAAGACACTGTGATCCTTCATTTGCTTGGACAACCCAAATATCTTCTTGCAACCATATTGATTGCCAACAATTTCATAAATCTGGGCGTGATTGTTCTGTCGACCTATATCACTACTGAATTATTTGATCTGATGGTTTATCCGGTGTTAACTTTTATTACGCAAGTGGTTATTGTCACGATTATTATACTGTTATTCGGTGAAGTCATGCCTAAAATCTATGCAACACAGTATCCCCTGAAAGTAGCCAATCTTATGGCAGGTCCTTTGCACATAATGGTTAATTTGTTGTTTCCATTGAGTACCCTACTTGTCAGGTCGACATCCATTATTGATAAACGCATGACCAAAAGGGGGCATGACATTTCAAGGGACGACCTTTCCGAAGCCATTAATATCACCTCCAGCGAGGCCACACCCGAGGAAGAAAAAAGGATTCTTAAAAGTATTGTCCGCTTTGGCGATATGCAGGTAAGTGAGGTGATGAAGCCAAGAATGGATATCACTGCTGTGGATGCCAAAACTACCTTCCCGGAACTTCTCCATATCATCATCCGATCTGGTTATTCAAGGATACCGGTGTATGAAGATGCCATTGATAATATTCTGGGAATCCTGTATGTCAAAGACCTTATCCCTCATCTTGACAAGCAGGAACACTATCAATGGTTCTCCTTACTGCGCCCCGCGTTTTTCATTCCCGAAAATAAGAAGATCGATACCCTTTTACAGGAATTCAGGGATAAAAAAATACACATGGCTGTCGTTGTTGACGAATACGGCGGCACATCAGGACTGGTGACCCTGGAGGATATCATCGAGGAAATCGTCGGAGAAATCAGTGATGAGTTTGATGAGGAATCAGATGTAATCAGTTACACAAAACTGGATGATCATAATTATATTTTTGAGGGAAAGACTTCGATCAATGATTTTTGTAAAATCCTGGATATTAATGATGATATCTTCGATGAAGTAAAAGGTGAATCAGATACACTTGCAGGGCTTATCCTGGAATTGATGGGTAAGATACCTGAAAAATCTGACAATATTTTTTTCAGGAATTTCGTGTTCAGGATTGAATCAGCAGACCGCAGACGAATAAATAAAATCCGAGTGACATTAAATGATGAAACTAAAGAAAATGAGTCATCCTGA
- the gldD gene encoding gliding motility lipoprotein GldD, translating into MMKLKKMSHPERWFFLLICMALLSVSCKRQYTPKPRGYFRIDTPDKTYILLDSIFPFTFEYPVYARLLPDPYAPDQPFWMNIDYPRFHGKLHLSYKTVNGNLSDLFEDSRTLVFKHIPKATSIEEQEIRDKERDLYGMIYQINGSGTASPYQFFITDSCRHFVRVALYFNIRPNNDSLAPVIDFIKQDIMHMIETFKWKDNPLNKHSR; encoded by the coding sequence ATGATGAAACTAAAGAAAATGAGTCATCCTGAAAGATGGTTTTTTTTACTGATTTGCATGGCCCTGCTGTCTGTATCCTGCAAACGACAATATACACCAAAACCAAGAGGGTATTTTCGTATTGATACTCCCGATAAAACGTATATCCTTCTGGATTCAATTTTTCCATTTACTTTTGAATACCCTGTTTATGCCAGGCTTTTACCTGATCCTTATGCCCCCGACCAACCCTTTTGGATGAATATCGATTATCCAAGGTTTCATGGGAAACTGCATTTAAGTTATAAAACTGTAAACGGCAACCTTTCTGACCTCTTTGAAGATTCCAGAACACTGGTTTTTAAACATATTCCAAAAGCTACTTCCATTGAGGAACAGGAAATCAGGGACAAGGAAAGGGATTTATATGGGATGATTTATCAGATCAACGGATCAGGAACAGCATCTCCTTATCAGTTCTTTATCACCGACAGCTGCAGGCATTTTGTCAGGGTCGCTCTTTACTTTAATATCAGACCTAACAATGATTCGCTGGCCCCGGTTATTGATTTCATCAAACAGGATATCATGCATATGATTGAAACTTTTAAATGGAAAGACAATCCTTTAAATAAGCATTCCCGGTAA